A stretch of Gloeocapsopsis sp. IPPAS B-1203 DNA encodes these proteins:
- a CDS encoding ABC transporter permease — translation MTQVFSQPQKRYLPPSTFWSLRQGFPQWLRLLLSAIALALPLVIWAFVSYSGLTTPVFLPTPTAVIDAGVRMFTEENLHVDIIASSLRVAGGFLIAALVGVPIGILMGTFYSMESLFSPIVGTVRYMPVVAFVPLIIIWVGLGEAAKILIIFLGVVLYNAMMIADTVKFIPNEMLNVAYTLGSNRREVLFSVIIPAVFPSILDTLRINISGAWNYLVIAELIASQNGLGYRIVQSQRFLQTDKVLFAIAIIGVIGLLIDYSLKLLSKALTPWVDQTRN, via the coding sequence ATGACACAAGTATTTTCTCAACCTCAGAAAAGATATCTTCCTCCTTCTACATTTTGGAGTTTGCGTCAAGGGTTTCCTCAGTGGTTACGGCTTTTGCTGTCAGCGATCGCTTTAGCTTTACCACTCGTTATTTGGGCATTTGTTAGCTACAGTGGATTAACAACTCCTGTGTTTTTACCAACACCTACTGCGGTGATTGATGCAGGGGTGCGAATGTTTACTGAAGAAAATTTACATGTGGATATTATTGCCAGTAGTTTGCGCGTTGCTGGTGGTTTTTTGATTGCCGCACTAGTAGGCGTACCTATAGGAATTTTGATGGGAACTTTCTACAGCATGGAAAGTTTATTTAGTCCTATTGTTGGTACGGTTCGCTATATGCCTGTTGTTGCCTTTGTCCCATTAATTATTATTTGGGTTGGATTGGGTGAAGCTGCAAAGATTTTAATTATTTTTCTGGGTGTTGTTCTTTACAATGCGATGATGATTGCTGATACTGTTAAGTTTATTCCTAATGAAATGTTAAATGTGGCTTATACTTTGGGTTCTAACCGCAGAGAAGTTTTATTTAGTGTCATTATTCCTGCGGTATTTCCGAGTATATTAGATACACTGCGCATTAATATTTCTGGTGCTTGGAATTATTTAGTAATTGCTGAACTGATCGCTTCGCAAAATGGTTTGGGATATCGCATTGTGCAATCACAACGCTTTTTACAAACAGATAAGGTTTTGTTTGCGATCGCCATTATTGGTGTGATTGGTTTATTAATTGATTACAGCTTAAAATTACTCTCCAAAGCTTTAACACCGTGGGTAGATCAAACTCGTAACTAG
- a CDS encoding isochorismatase family cysteine hydrolase — protein MVQLNLSKTALICVDMQAGVFTGEGNLHHVGTSEVLPKAKKILAAARETKIPIIHFQEVHRKEMVDFGRELDGAEPVHCLETWASTKYYWELAPIDGEFAISKRRYSCFFGTELEILLRGLKVDTVVLMGMMTNVCVHYTAADAHQRDYHFHVIEDCCAGSDWDAHWAALNAMEYLQTGARIFHTDFMAALQLVKAK, from the coding sequence ATGGTGCAATTAAACTTATCAAAAACCGCATTAATTTGCGTCGATATGCAAGCAGGAGTCTTCACAGGTGAAGGAAACTTACATCATGTTGGCACTAGTGAAGTTCTTCCTAAAGCCAAAAAAATTCTAGCAGCAGCGCGGGAAACCAAAATACCAATTATTCACTTCCAAGAAGTACATCGTAAAGAGATGGTAGACTTTGGTAGAGAATTAGATGGTGCTGAACCTGTACATTGTTTAGAAACTTGGGCTAGTACGAAATATTACTGGGAATTAGCACCAATTGATGGTGAGTTTGCAATTTCTAAACGACGTTATAGTTGCTTTTTCGGTACAGAATTAGAAATTCTCCTTCGTGGGTTGAAAGTAGATACTGTTGTGTTGATGGGAATGATGACAAATGTTTGTGTTCATTACACTGCAGCCGATGCACATCAACGCGATTATCATTTTCACGTTATTGAAGATTGCTGTGCTGGTTCTGATTGGGATGCCCATTGGGCAGCTTTAAATGCAATGGAATATTTGCAAACAGGTGCACGCATTTTCCACACTGATTTTATGGCAGCTTTGCAGTTAGTAAAAGCCAAGTGA
- a CDS encoding ABC transporter ATP-binding protein: MIQSSRKNLKTQSLQINNRYQEYPKLEVCNLNKSFTTQRKQLVVLQNINFQLYPSEFVCVVGASGCGKSTLINIIAGLLPPTSGEVKVDGEVVLGPGPDRGMVFQNYTLYPWLTVAGNISFGSRLRSLSAKQRKERIAYFLEVVGLTQFAKAYPKQLSGGMKQRVAIARALANEPDVLLMDEPFGALDAQTKEQMQQFLLNLWQQTQTTIWMITHDVEEAVFLSQRVFVMSSNPGEIKQEIAIDLPQDRDVEIKLTPEFTAIKRKVMHCLRDC, from the coding sequence ATGATTCAAAGCTCACGGAAAAATCTTAAAACACAAAGTTTACAAATTAATAATCGTTATCAAGAATACCCTAAGCTAGAAGTTTGTAACTTAAATAAAAGCTTTACAACTCAACGTAAACAATTAGTAGTTTTACAAAATATTAATTTTCAGTTATACCCTAGTGAGTTTGTGTGTGTTGTGGGTGCTTCCGGCTGTGGTAAATCGACATTAATTAATATCATTGCAGGATTGCTACCACCAACATCAGGAGAAGTAAAAGTTGATGGCGAAGTTGTCCTTGGTCCAGGACCCGATCGCGGTATGGTATTTCAAAACTATACTTTATATCCTTGGTTAACTGTTGCCGGAAATATTAGTTTTGGTTCGCGACTGCGATCGCTTTCTGCCAAACAACGCAAAGAACGTATTGCTTACTTTTTAGAAGTTGTCGGATTAACTCAGTTTGCCAAAGCTTACCCTAAACAACTATCAGGGGGAATGAAACAAAGAGTTGCGATAGCCCGTGCTTTAGCAAATGAACCTGATGTATTATTAATGGATGAACCTTTTGGGGCTTTAGATGCTCAAACAAAAGAGCAAATGCAACAGTTTTTACTGAATTTGTGGCAACAAACTCAGACAACAATTTGGATGATTACTCACGATGTAGAAGAGGCTGTCTTTTTATCGCAGCGCGTTTTTGTGATGAGTTCTAATCCAGGAGAAATTAAGCAAGAAATTGCGATAGATTTACCACAAGATCGCGATGTTGAAATTAAATTAACGCCCGAATTTACAGCCATTAAGCGCAAAGTTATGCATTGTTTACGAGATTGTTAA
- a CDS encoding ABC transporter substrate-binding protein, translated as MSSNSHWTRRQALSLFTGFAGSLALHACTQQPSGSLFNTSSTATESVLATSGSTLWIGYTPLYIALEKGFFQENGLNLDFRDFSSATDAMAAFGAGRLDSQALVTSEAVSLAAKGVDYRIIMAADNSLGGDGILARNSITSINDFKGKEVAVEVGGVSHFFLLQVLKEAGLSGDDVRLTNVTPDAAAAAYQAGRTEIAVTYSPFLQKADQAQQDGRIIYDTSQMPTAIVDVYLFSNQFIEANPNAVTGFIQGILQAREFMETDRDEALAIAGKRLQLTPQEVEEQLKGVRLIDLPTNLEMLGNPQSDIYLLNHMNDLSQFLVSQKQIPQAPNLTNTLEPKFLKEVQT; from the coding sequence ATGAGTAGTAATTCACATTGGACGCGCCGTCAAGCACTATCGTTATTTACAGGATTTGCAGGGAGTTTGGCATTACATGCTTGTACTCAGCAACCATCAGGATCGCTTTTTAATACGTCGTCAACTGCTACAGAATCGGTTCTAGCGACATCAGGAAGTACCCTGTGGATTGGATATACGCCTTTGTATATTGCTTTAGAGAAAGGCTTTTTTCAGGAAAACGGTTTAAACCTTGATTTTAGAGATTTTAGTTCAGCCACCGATGCTATGGCGGCTTTTGGTGCAGGGCGTCTTGATAGTCAAGCGCTGGTGACATCCGAAGCTGTATCGTTAGCTGCTAAGGGAGTAGACTATCGCATCATTATGGCAGCGGACAACTCTTTAGGTGGTGATGGTATTCTGGCACGTAACAGTATTACCAGTATTAATGACTTTAAAGGCAAAGAAGTTGCTGTTGAAGTTGGTGGAGTCAGTCATTTCTTCTTGCTACAAGTTTTGAAGGAAGCTGGTTTAAGTGGTGATGATGTCAGACTTACTAACGTCACACCTGATGCAGCAGCAGCGGCGTATCAAGCAGGAAGAACCGAGATTGCGGTGACTTATTCGCCGTTTTTACAAAAAGCAGATCAAGCACAGCAAGACGGCAGAATTATTTACGATACTTCTCAAATGCCAACAGCAATTGTGGATGTCTACCTGTTTAGCAATCAGTTCATTGAAGCTAACCCCAACGCTGTGACAGGATTTATTCAAGGAATTTTGCAGGCGCGAGAATTTATGGAAACAGATCGCGATGAAGCGCTAGCGATCGCTGGTAAACGTTTGCAGTTGACACCCCAAGAAGTAGAAGAACAACTCAAAGGTGTCAGATTAATCGATTTACCAACGAATTTAGAAATGCTGGGCAATCCTCAAAGTGATATATATTTACTCAATCATATGAATGACTTGTCCCAATTTCTTGTATCGCAAAAACAGATTCCTCAAGCCCCAAATTTAACTAATACGCTAGAACCTAAATTTCTGAAGGAAGTACAAACATAA
- a CDS encoding NAD(P)-dependent alcohol dehydrogenase, whose protein sequence is MKTSSTPIPVPGDNKNDKMKAIVLTKYGSPDVLSLQEVDKPVVPDNGVLVRVHAASVNAGDWHLMRGTPFFMRLMFGGVLKPKIKIIGFDIAGQVEAVGKDVTQFKPGDEVFGDLSECGFGAFAEYVCATETALVLKPSATTFEAAATVPGAALTALQGLRDVGEIQSGQKVLIAGASGGVGSFAVQIAKAFGAEVTAVCSAKKMDMVRSLGADLVIDYTQTDVTQNEQRYDLIFDAAAYRSVFDYLPILTPEGTYVMVGGSIARFFQVMLLGSGISRISRRKVKCLAVKPNQKDLVTLRELMVAGKIVPFIDRYYDLSEVPAAIRHLEQRQVMGKVAIRV, encoded by the coding sequence GAAAACATCGAGTACCCCCATCCCCGTACCAGGGGACAACAAAAATGACAAAATGAAAGCGATCGTCCTCACCAAATACGGTTCACCAGATGTGTTGAGTCTGCAAGAAGTTGACAAGCCGGTTGTGCCAGACAATGGCGTACTGGTGCGGGTTCATGCTGCGTCTGTCAATGCTGGTGACTGGCATCTGATGCGAGGAACTCCATTCTTCATGCGTTTGATGTTTGGGGGAGTCCTCAAGCCAAAAATCAAGATCATCGGTTTTGATATAGCAGGACAAGTTGAAGCCGTTGGTAAAGATGTCACGCAGTTTAAGCCTGGTGATGAAGTCTTTGGAGACTTGTCTGAGTGTGGTTTCGGTGCCTTTGCCGAGTACGTTTGTGCAACAGAAACTGCATTAGTGCTAAAGCCGAGTGCCACGACATTTGAAGCAGCTGCAACTGTTCCTGGGGCAGCCCTTACCGCTTTGCAGGGTTTGCGAGATGTAGGTGAGATTCAGTCAGGGCAGAAAGTGTTGATCGCTGGTGCATCCGGCGGTGTGGGTTCTTTCGCAGTGCAGATTGCTAAGGCATTTGGTGCTGAGGTGACTGCTGTATGCAGCGCAAAAAAAATGGATATGGTGCGATCGCTGGGCGCAGATCTCGTGATTGACTACACTCAAACAGATGTCACCCAAAATGAGCAGCGTTATGATTTAATATTTGATGCAGCAGCGTACCGTTCAGTTTTTGACTATTTGCCAATATTGACTCCTGAGGGAACCTACGTCATGGTTGGCGGATCTATCGCTCGATTTTTCCAAGTAATGCTTCTTGGATCTGGGATTTCGAGAATCAGCCGCCGCAAGGTAAAATGTCTAGCTGTAAAACCTAATCAAAAGGATCTCGTCACATTGAGAGAGTTGATGGTAGCAGGCAAGATCGTCCCCTTTATCGATCGATACTACGACTTGAGTGAAGTCCCTGCCGCAATTCGCCACCTTGAACAGAGACAAGTGATGGGAAAAGTTGCTATTCGTGTTTGA
- a CDS encoding GAF domain-containing protein → MQLPEVLEDIFATHSEPDAIFKALLPALCDVLQTDRCFLYLRNPHNQKGKVAYCWRRSTEIPDVIDSEWSQEPESLAAEDPLFSAALQAKPSVYVEDVETANPEVVNLAFERKHFGHRALIHAHLCQDNLMWGILQPCIFGQPREWSESDRAIVTELEQRLTPLAITYVKSMGI, encoded by the coding sequence ATGCAGTTACCTGAAGTTTTAGAAGACATTTTTGCGACTCATAGCGAACCTGATGCCATTTTTAAGGCATTATTACCCGCATTGTGTGATGTATTGCAAACAGATCGCTGCTTTTTATATCTGCGCAATCCTCATAATCAAAAGGGGAAAGTCGCTTATTGTTGGCGACGTAGTACGGAAATTCCTGATGTGATTGATTCTGAGTGGAGTCAAGAACCAGAATCATTAGCCGCAGAAGATCCCTTATTTTCAGCAGCATTACAAGCTAAGCCTTCGGTTTATGTAGAAGATGTAGAAACGGCAAATCCTGAAGTTGTTAACTTAGCTTTTGAACGCAAACATTTCGGACATCGTGCTTTGATTCACGCGCATCTGTGTCAAGATAATTTGATGTGGGGAATTTTACAGCCGTGTATTTTTGGTCAACCTAGAGAGTGGAGTGAAAGCGATCGCGCGATCGTGACAGAATTAGAACAACGGTTAACACCACTTGCGATTACTTATGTCAAAAGTATGGGAATTTAA
- a CDS encoding fatty acid desaturase — translation MGSTIPAKAKSVDTSYYLHHKKHLWNAIAITYALGGYGSAIALFLANFWLNALGVILLTHSLIISAYLSHEFMHGTIFTERKWNAIGGNIMLWLNGGCYARFKDLTQDHIAHHINRVDFASFDLPSWMHQLPAPIRRVTLALEWLHFPIVSFIFQWRSILAPFWEPRRQDEQKRVVTILILRSLLLIALALLSLKAVALYFLSYVGMITVLRFVDAFQHTYEAIPVGSPLPKRDYIYEQTNTFSNVISQHYWWLNLLLLNFGYHNAHHELMKCPWHSLHELDREVFTGEEVHYVTLPELLGNYHRFRITRLFSDQGTAIDSQGNLQLETFYGAIGVSFLVKF, via the coding sequence ATGGGATCTACCATTCCAGCCAAAGCAAAATCAGTTGACACCTCTTACTATTTGCATCATAAAAAGCATCTGTGGAATGCGATCGCAATTACTTATGCTTTAGGTGGCTACGGTAGTGCGATCGCGCTGTTCCTTGCAAATTTTTGGCTCAATGCCTTAGGAGTTATACTACTTACCCATAGCCTGATTATTTCAGCATATCTCTCTCATGAGTTTATGCACGGCACAATCTTTACTGAGCGCAAGTGGAACGCCATAGGTGGTAATATCATGCTTTGGCTTAATGGTGGCTGCTATGCTCGATTCAAAGATTTAACTCAAGATCATATTGCTCATCACATTAATCGCGTAGACTTTGCCTCTTTTGATTTGCCAAGCTGGATGCATCAACTTCCTGCACCTATCCGCCGTGTAACTTTAGCCTTGGAATGGTTGCATTTTCCGATTGTTTCCTTTATCTTCCAATGGCGCAGTATTTTAGCCCCTTTTTGGGAACCCCGACGACAAGATGAACAAAAACGTGTCGTTACGATACTTATTTTACGCAGCTTGCTATTAATAGCATTAGCCTTGCTTTCTCTTAAAGCTGTGGCACTTTATTTTCTCAGTTATGTTGGGATGATTACTGTGCTGCGATTTGTTGATGCTTTTCAACACACTTATGAAGCTATTCCTGTGGGTTCGCCGTTACCGAAACGCGATTATATCTACGAACAAACCAATACATTTTCTAACGTGATTTCGCAGCATTATTGGTGGTTGAATTTACTACTTTTAAACTTTGGTTATCATAATGCCCATCACGAATTGATGAAATGTCCTTGGCATAGTTTACACGAACTCGACCGCGAGGTTTTTACAGGAGAGGAAGTTCATTACGTTACGCTACCTGAATTGCTAGGAAACTACCATCGCTTCCGCATTACTCGCCTTTTTTCAGATCAAGGTACTGCAATTGATAGTCAAGGTAACTTGCAATTAGAGACATTTTATGGTGCGATCGGTGTGTCATTCTTAGTGAAGTTTTAA